A single window of Streptococcus cristatus ATCC 51100 DNA harbors:
- the pepC gene encoding aminopeptidase C — MNSLKQDFTDKLYAAYEANPKYAAMENAISHNGLLTSLEKRTAAVENAPVFSLDLTKDKVSDQKASGRCWMFAALNTFRHKMIAGFQLEDFELSQAHTFFWDKYEKSNWFLEQVLATADQELTSRKVKFLLDTPQQDGGQWDMVVALFEKYGVVPKSVYPESISSSNSRELNRLLNKLLRQDAQILRELALNGADEASLQAKKEALLQEIFNFLAMSLGLPPRKFDFAYRDKDGNYHREADLTPQAFYQKYVDFKLDDYVSIINAPTADKPYGKSYTVEMLGNVVGSKPVRYLNVEMKRLKELAIAQMQAGETVWFGSDVGQSSNRKAGIMEAGMHDLTSSMDIQLTQDKAGRLDYSESLMTHAMVLAGVDLDENGQAKKWKVENSWGEKVGDKGYFVASDAWMDEYTYQIVVRKEFLTPEELAAYNAEPIVLAPWDPMGALANGEMI, encoded by the coding sequence ATGAATTCATTAAAACAAGATTTTACAGATAAGTTATACGCTGCTTATGAGGCTAACCCCAAGTATGCGGCAATGGAAAATGCTATTAGCCACAATGGTCTATTGACTTCTTTGGAAAAACGGACTGCTGCTGTAGAAAATGCCCCTGTTTTCTCACTAGATCTCACCAAAGACAAGGTCAGTGACCAAAAAGCATCTGGCCGCTGCTGGATGTTTGCGGCTCTCAATACTTTCCGCCACAAGATGATTGCAGGTTTCCAATTGGAGGATTTTGAGTTGTCTCAGGCTCATACCTTCTTTTGGGATAAGTATGAAAAATCTAACTGGTTTTTGGAGCAGGTTTTGGCAACGGCTGACCAAGAATTGACTAGTCGCAAGGTCAAGTTTCTCCTAGATACGCCTCAGCAGGATGGCGGTCAGTGGGATATGGTCGTGGCACTTTTTGAGAAATACGGCGTCGTGCCTAAGTCAGTCTATCCAGAGTCAATTTCTTCCAGCAATAGCCGTGAGCTCAATCGGTTGCTCAATAAACTCTTGCGTCAGGATGCGCAAATCTTGCGTGAATTGGCCCTGAATGGTGCGGATGAAGCTAGTCTACAAGCTAAGAAAGAAGCTTTGCTACAGGAAATTTTCAACTTCTTAGCGATGTCGTTGGGCTTGCCACCTCGGAAGTTTGACTTTGCTTATCGGGACAAGGACGGTAATTACCATAGGGAAGCTGATTTGACTCCGCAGGCCTTTTACCAAAAATATGTCGACTTCAAGCTGGATGACTATGTGTCAATTATCAATGCGCCAACAGCGGATAAACCTTACGGCAAGTCTTACACAGTCGAGATGTTGGGCAATGTAGTCGGTAGTAAACCTGTTCGCTATTTGAATGTAGAAATGAAACGTCTTAAGGAATTAGCTATCGCTCAGATGCAGGCTGGCGAGACTGTTTGGTTTGGCTCTGATGTGGGTCAGTCCAGCAATCGCAAGGCAGGAATCATGGAAGCAGGTATGCATGATTTAACCTCTAGTATGGATATCCAGTTGACCCAAGATAAGGCAGGTCGTCTTGATTACAGCGAGAGTCTTATGACCCATGCTATGGTATTGGCTGGAGTAGACTTGGATGAAAATGGCCAAGCTAAAAAATGGAAGGTAGAAAATTCTTGGGGTGAAAAGGTTGGAGATAAGGGCTATTTTGTCGCTAGCGACGCTTGGATGGATGAGTACACTTACCAAATCGTAGTCAGAAAAGAATTCTTGACTCCAGAAGAGTTGGCAGCCTACAATGCTGAGCCAATTGTCCTAGCACCGTGGGATCCAATGGGAGCTCTTGCTAATGGCGAAATGATTTGA
- the pbp1a gene encoding penicillin-binding protein PBP1A, translated as MNKQTLLQALKYLASVLLSLFIIGVVSGVLVFTYYVAKSPTLSEKDLVATTSSKIYDSDNNLIADLGSEKRVNASTDQIPTQLVDAIVAIEDHRFFNHRGVDFIRIGGAFLSNLKGGGRQGGSTLTQQLIKLTYFSTSSADATLSRKIQEAWLATQLERKATKQEILTYYVNKVYMSNGNYGMQTASQSYYGKDLKDLTLPQIALLAGMPQAPNQYDPYTNPEAATQRRNLVLSEMYELKYISPEQYEQAINTPVTDGLQSLKNSASYPAYMDNYLKEVIEQVEEETGYNVLTTGMEVYTNVNTEAQKKLWDIYNTEEYVAYPDDELQVASTVMDVTNGKVIAQLGARHQSSNVSFGTNQAVETNRDWGSTMKPITDYAPALEYNVFTSTAASIQDAPYYFPGTSTPVYNWDKRYYGWITIQYAIQESRNVPAVKSLEAVGLDNSLKFLNGLGINYPEMHYSNAISSNTSESGNQYGASSEKMAAAYAAFANGGTYYKPQYVNRVVFSDGTEKVFSNGGSKAMKETTAYMMTDMMKTVLQSGTGTNAAIPGVYQAGKTGTSNYADDELEKLTKPYYSSSIVTPDELFVGYTPQYSMAVWTGYSNRLTPVLDDGVKVATDVYRSMMLYLTGYSNEDWTPPSGLFRSGSYLYLNGTSTYSRAYTQSSSSSTSESSSESSSQSTSESSEEHSSTNSSSQTSSAGTTSSSTSSNQGAEHR; from the coding sequence ATGAATAAACAAACCCTTTTGCAGGCCTTAAAATATCTTGCAAGTGTCCTCTTATCTCTCTTTATCATTGGAGTTGTGAGTGGCGTTCTTGTCTTCACATACTATGTCGCCAAGTCTCCTACCCTTTCTGAGAAGGATCTTGTCGCAACAACTTCAAGTAAGATTTACGATAGCGATAACAATCTGATTGCGGACCTCGGTTCTGAAAAGCGGGTCAATGCGTCAACAGACCAGATCCCTACACAGCTAGTAGATGCTATCGTTGCGATTGAGGACCACCGCTTCTTTAATCACCGTGGGGTTGATTTCATTCGGATAGGAGGAGCCTTCCTAAGCAACCTGAAAGGAGGCGGACGTCAAGGGGGATCTACCTTAACCCAGCAGTTGATTAAGTTGACTTATTTCTCCACTTCCTCAGCGGATGCTACCCTTTCTCGGAAAATCCAAGAAGCATGGCTGGCAACTCAACTTGAGCGAAAGGCTACCAAGCAAGAAATCCTGACATACTATGTCAATAAAGTCTATATGTCCAATGGAAATTACGGGATGCAAACAGCTTCTCAAAGTTACTATGGCAAAGATTTGAAAGATTTGACCCTTCCTCAAATTGCCCTGCTTGCAGGAATGCCTCAGGCTCCTAACCAATATGACCCTTACACAAACCCAGAAGCTGCCACTCAGCGTCGTAATCTCGTATTATCTGAAATGTATGAACTCAAGTACATCTCACCAGAACAATACGAACAAGCTATCAATACACCAGTGACCGACGGCTTACAGAGCTTGAAAAATTCAGCTAGCTATCCTGCCTATATGGATAACTACTTAAAAGAAGTTATTGAGCAAGTCGAAGAAGAAACTGGCTACAATGTCCTTACGACTGGTATGGAAGTTTATACCAACGTTAATACCGAAGCCCAGAAAAAATTGTGGGATATTTACAACACAGAAGAATATGTTGCTTATCCAGATGATGAACTGCAAGTGGCATCAACCGTTATGGATGTTACCAACGGGAAAGTCATTGCCCAACTGGGTGCTCGCCATCAGTCTTCCAACGTTTCTTTTGGTACCAACCAAGCAGTCGAAACAAATCGCGACTGGGGCTCTACCATGAAACCAATCACTGATTATGCCCCAGCCTTGGAATACAATGTTTTCACTTCCACTGCTGCCTCAATCCAAGATGCTCCTTACTATTTCCCTGGAACCTCTACTCCTGTCTATAACTGGGATAAACGCTATTATGGCTGGATTACTATCCAATACGCCATCCAAGAATCCCGTAACGTACCAGCCGTCAAATCGCTGGAAGCAGTCGGATTAGATAATTCATTGAAGTTCCTCAATGGCCTTGGTATTAACTATCCTGAGATGCATTATTCTAATGCGATTTCAAGTAATACAAGCGAATCTGGTAACCAATACGGAGCAAGCAGCGAAAAAATGGCTGCCGCTTACGCTGCCTTTGCTAATGGCGGTACATATTACAAACCACAATATGTAAACCGGGTTGTCTTTAGTGACGGTACAGAAAAAGTCTTTTCAAATGGCGGATCAAAAGCCATGAAAGAAACGACAGCCTACATGATGACAGACATGATGAAGACCGTTCTTCAGTCTGGAACTGGTACTAATGCTGCAATTCCAGGGGTCTATCAAGCAGGTAAAACTGGTACTTCTAACTATGCAGATGATGAACTAGAGAAGTTGACAAAACCTTATTATAGTTCTAGCATTGTCACACCAGACGAGCTATTTGTTGGCTACACTCCACAATACTCTATGGCTGTTTGGACCGGTTACTCAAACCGCCTCACTCCTGTTTTAGACGATGGAGTTAAGGTGGCAACGGATGTTTACCGCTCTATGATGCTCTATCTGACAGGCTATAGCAATGAAGACTGGACACCACCAAGCGGACTTTTCCGTAGCGGATCCTATCTCTATCTCAATGGTACTTCTACTTACAGCCGCGCTTATACCCAATCATCTTCAAGCTCTACTTCTGAGTCAAGCTCAGAATCTTCAAGTCAAAGTACGAGTGAATCTAGCGAAGAACATAGTAGTACCAACTCTAGTTCCCAAACAAGTTCTGCTGGAACAACCAGCAGCTCAACTAGTTCTAACCAAGGAGCTGAACATCGTTAA